TCTTTTTTCCGCCCTCTTATATGTGGTGACTGAGATGGGATCGATCATTCCTCCTTGAGGCTCACCATATTGCAGTGGGATGAATGAACATTGCTTTAACTGTGCACAGAGGGGTGGGTAGATAGTGGATGAATCCTAAAACTGGCGTTGGAGAAGATCTGCTGGACCAAGTTTCTCTCTTGGAGAGTTTGAAAGGTGAAGTCTGCTTAGGTGTCACTTAGCCCATATTGTGGAACGCCATTTCAAAACTGCTTATGCAGTCCATCTCCTAAAGCCTAAAGTGTTTGTTTGCAGGAGCACCTAGGAGCCCCAGCTAAGGACCAGGACCTCATTGTGCTAGGCACTGTTCAAATATTCAGTATCTTGAGCAACAGGCCTTCCTTCCACCCTTTACCTTCAGAGACTATATTCTAATACATCTCACTGTCAGAAGCTGACTTACTATATGAAATAAATGTACTACTTGATATCATTTGGTTACATTTGCTGTGTTctgtcctgcttttcccagtcaTTTTCCTCCAAAACATCTTTGGTATATCAAGCTCTATAAATGAGTCTTCCACATGGTGTTCTGAATATTTTGTTAACCTTAAGAGCCTTCACAACTGGTGTTATTGAGAATGCAGAGTTTTTCTAAGGTACTATGTATCTGTAATAGCTTCTATGCAAAGGGAATGCCTAGAGTTTATATTGCTCCCTAGCTGAATGGAAAGgtagtgctgctgctggtacaGGTATTGTAACCTGGAGGTTCCTGCAGAAGCTCCACCAGCTACCTGGGAATCAAAGTGATGCTGTTTGGCTGCCATCTCAGCAATTGAAGGGAGATACTCCAGTGAGATGTCTTCTTTTCTACAGTATTTTTGTAGGATAGCTGAACAGGCTGTAAATATTGTAACTGAATATaaccaaatattttcataaagtGCAAAAATCCAGAACCATAGTTGAAACTCTTTATTTCTGTACAATTTTTGAGACATATTAAGAGGCTACAGCTCTCCTTTAGGATTACAGAAATGTAATCCTTCTTTTAGAACAAAATTTTGTTTAGCAAGAGAGATGTGAATTTCAGTTACTTAGTTGgatgcttttgcttttatcaCATTTCTGCAATTTCAGTTTAGGGACCAATATGAAggctttaatttatttgttattATATTCATGCATGTCACCTTACTATTTGTTAAAAGGATATGGCATAATAATTTAAacttttgttcttcctttcttaGGGTTTCCCTTTTCACTTCACATACttggaaatttcttttttcagcacCATTAACTATTATTATGGAAATCAGCGACCAATTTTAGTAAATACCCTTTAAAATGTATGTATTAAAATTTCAGTCCCACTGCTCCAAATATATCCATACCAAGAGGCTTTAAACCACAGACGTAGAGCATGGAAGTaatcttctttccttcctctttcaaTGTGGCAAGGCACAGTGACAATACAGTTACATCACTGCTCTTTTCCAGGGGGTACCCAGAGAAAGAACAGCCTCTGGATGTCCTACACAATTAAACCTGTGTAGGAACTGGTACACTGGTAACAGCCTTTCTGGAACCCTCCAAGGAGCTTAAGCCTGTTCTCAGTGTGGAGACTGAGTCACTAATGAGGATGTTGCAGTTGGGTGCATTCAGTTTGTAATGTAGCAGTGTGAAACCCCTGGGCCACAAATCCTTAGATTTAGTACTTTGTTATgattaaaaatgtcattatttcaattttatatCTTTGTCTGATGTGGTAGCTCTGACAGGTACCGTGCTTTTGACTTGATGATAAGGCTGTGTTGTTACAGTGTAAGGAAAAAAGGACTGAAGTGACAAAAAGAGACACATCTTCTATTTAAGTAAGTGAGGAAAAGACGACTGATAAGGAAAATTGAGCAATACGGAAACATTATATCtatttgaaaatactttaatGTCAAAGTGCTTGAAAATACTTCAGTGTCAAAATTCTCAGAAAACATTCCAGGTGgtaaggatttttatttttgaaatggtTATTAGTGTCAGGCAAGGGGAGATCATTAAAGTGTGAAATACACTTTTCAAGGTGCACTAGACATTTGAGTGCAACGTCCTGGTAGGCAACACCtactcttttttccctccaaaatcTATCTTTGATATCACAGTAATCATACAATTAAGACAACAATAATTCAAAGTGATGCATTCAAAGTGTTTAATTACGACCTTCCTCATAactttggttgttttttgggcCAAATTAATGACCTAAATTCATAAGATGTTGAAACACTTTCAAATCATGAAACGTGGGAGAAGTTTTGATATAGGAAGCGTATTACTTCTTACTAATGGGGGGAAGAAGCCGAGCTGGCAGTGGGTGAATGAAGAATTAACACCAGAGAAAGACTTCTCTTTGAGTCTTCTCCCAAGGTAGGTCAAATCCTGATATTTGTTTTTGTAGAAGTACCTTGTTTGAAAGCATTCTACCACACATGTGTCTAAAAAAAGGTTTAGCACAGTAGAAGGCATTCTCCCTTTCCTGTGTGCTTCTGTGGCATGAATGTAAGGAGCTGACAGCAGAGGATGCACCTCTTCAATCTTTCATATCTACTTTTACCCAAAGATAGTGCTTCAACCTCTCTAACTTCTTTTGTTGTCCATTAAAGGGAAAGGGCTTACACAAGGGACAATTTTGAATACTACGGGAGGGTGCAGGGTTTGCTGGGCTGAACAAGACATGCTCTAAACaacagttgtttttttccctttactaAATTCTCCCATCTAACCCTACAGCAACTCTTAGGTGTCAGCTTAAACTATTAAGTTCCTGAGGAGTAACCTGGAGAATCTTGAACAAAAGAAGTCAAGAACTCATTGATGGATTCTTCTGCAAGCTTTTATGTTGCCACTCCCTTTGCGCTCAGTTCCTCCTGAGGTACTCCTTCCTGTTCGGTACAGTCATCCTTTTCACCCTGAGGCTCGGGCAGCCTGCAGAAACAGTGATGGGTAATACCAGAAATGGTTGGCCCCGTGCATATGGAATAGGGTGCAGTCATAGGAATTCAGAGAGAGAGACTCCACAATGCTTAATAAGAGCAGTGAAGTTAATATAATTTTTCCTACACTAGATTATAGAAACTGAAATGCATTCAtgaacaaggaaaatatttttagccaCAGACAAAAGAGCTGTACTGCATTGTTTTTATTACCTGTGAACATCAGATTCTTCTTCTAGCAAGTCAGTGgcatctttcccttttttccttacaaattCTTCACTTAGGCCAACCTGCTGGAGGGTGCGTCTGTAGCAACGCTCTGCTCCTTGACGAGCATCATGCTGTGAAATTGAAACTTAAACAGTAAATGCAGAGAACTGGGGATTCTCCATAACAGTCAACTGCTTTTGAAGTGTACATCTGATGCTCCTAGTGGGGACAAGAGGACAACACAACCTCCTGTCCAAAATTTTTGTAATCCGTACAGTACAGTAACAAAACTGAGCACTAGGACAATATCTTACATCTCCCAAAGCCAGAGCTCACATTTTCCTgcttcagttctttttttttttccttcttcttcttctgttctCTTCCTTCTACCACATTGCAGTCTTATCAGACTGGTATACTTGTGTCTGAGTCCTAACTCTTGACACTCAAATCAAAAACACGTGCAAAACCCAAGTTGTGTGAAATCCTGTAAGCACATTTGCTTGTAAGTGGTAAGAACTAACAGCAGTGAAGTTAATAAATGGAGAGTGCCTGTGAACTAGCTTCATATCAGCTCAACTGAAAAACAAGCATCTTGGGTCCTATATCCTCACTGTTTCCAAATGAACATTGCAAATCAATGTAGTCTGAGGGGTTTTCCAGAGAGACTGGCCAGTCCCTAAAGATTAAGGTGTTCTACGTGGAAGGACAGAAACCTAGTATAAACATGAGTGAACACTATTGATAATGGTGAATTCTTACCAATCTGGTACATGGAAATATCACCAGTATTTATCACACATGTATGTTCTCTGCCTCCATTATCAGAACAGAAAGCCTGATCCAGGAGGGTACTTTCTGTTGAGAAATTTTAAATCAGCATATTGTCTATTTATTGTCACTGTCTCTAACCAACTGTAGTTCctgcaaggaaatgaaagagaaaaccCTGGGGAAAAGATACAGTACAGACTGTATCTGCACCTCAGGTGCAATAGAGATTTGCAGCTGGTACTGTGTGATGGTTGAGATGTGCTGAATGCAGCCCCAGATTGCAAAGCCTACAGATGATAAAAGCAACATAACCATCCTTAATGTTCTTCTGTAGCAGTAGAGGTGCAAAGAAAAAGTGCTTAACTGGAGAgggttttaagaaaaaattttgcATCTCCAAAATGTAGTCTATGGTATTCAAGTGCAGAATaggtatttatttaatttccagtGTGATAAGGCCTTGATTTTGATCAGACCATACACTGTGATTGCAATATATACTAGGAACTGGCAAGCTCCTAGAAATAAGcctgaatgtttttttttttcaagggtAAAATAGGAAGGAATTTAAAGTATACTTTGGTGGCTTTTCCatgtgttattttttaaatgcagcccAGAGACTATAAAACTGTTTGTACCTTCTCATCCATGAATTAGAGACTAGATTTCTTAATGcctgttttaaatgaaaaacaatttatCCTATTGCCCAGAAACACTCTGGGACTTTGACCACTTACCTTGGTGACCTGTTCAAAAAGGAATGGTCTGTTCTTGACTCGCAGCTTCATTTCTTCCAgttcctttctgtatttttttgttttgtcttgtaTATTTTGCCTGAAATGGAAGAATTGCCTGTCTATTATAGGTTACCTCTGACTGTAGCTGATCAGGAAAGACAAATTCTCAGTGAGTGTTCCATTCTTTATATCACTTTGGTAATTCTCTTGATTCTGAAtgctgggggaaaaacccctgTGGCTGACAAGTTATGGACCTATTAGCAAAGCTCTTCTAGACTGCAAGCAAGAAACAGTGTTCacatttttagttatttttgtGCAGAGTAGGATACTGACCTATTCTGTTTTGACTTCTCCTTTTGTGTTTCCTCTAGACTTTTATGAGGATCCAGTGCTTTTGCTCGGCTGTTCACAGACTTTTGCATAGcttgacatttcattttttgtttctccagcCAATAAATTCCTTCTTTGTCCCCTTCCTTTTTGTTATCTTGGGCATATCTATGTGGAAAAAAAGTTACTGATGAGCCCATGTGGACTGCCAGACCCACATGCTAAGTGGGAATTTCACTTTTGTAGTCCtccaaggagaaaaagcagaatttcagctGTACAAATGCACAATATCCAAAGCAACTGGGAGACAGAGCAGGACTTaacaaagaaagaagacagagaaacaTTTAGGAAATGTATTGTTGATGTAGTTGATGTGATGAGGGAAAACACTGGTGTTTTTTCCTCCATACTGGTCAGTTGTACAGTCTTGTAGACAAACTTTCTACCTACCTAATAGCTGATTCCCTCTTTCTAGTTGCATCTGTAATATGCACAGGAAGGGTGttggaagagagagaggaaagtcCAGGCAGAGAGTGACTTTTTTGCACTGAAACCTTGGAAAGCTTCTGAGAATcctgaaagaaatgaaacttCATTCAGTGTATTTGTTCACAGACAGTTGCTAGTACAGAATCTCCTCTGTTATCTGCCTACCAAAGAGAACAGCTGGGCTATGAGAATGCACTCACTCTTCTCTCTTCCATCAGCAGAGATTTACATGTGGATGGGCTGAGGGACAAGGTGAAGGAGACATGATTAGAGCTATGAAAGGGTGACTGAGCCTTAGCTGTCATTGCTCATTTTGTGTAGAATTCTGTTCTCTTGTTTGGCCTAGAATTCTGCAGTACTGTCAATATAAGGGCAGATGTCACAGGATGTTAACCATTAATAATTAAATGCTATAAACTTGAGAAGTTGGTATCTTGATAGGAGAAAGCAGTACCACAGAAATATCCAGCTATCTCACCTTTATCTTTTCATtagcctgcctctgcctggcaTGGAGATTGGAGGTTCTCAGCTTGAATGGCTTATTACGAGTTGGCTCTTTGATTTCTTGTCTCCTTACTGCTTTCCTTTGAAACGCCCAGTAAAGTTCTTCAAAATCTGGTATTGTTGGATTAATCCTTGGTCTGAAGCTGAAACTTTTGTCCTGTAAGAAGCCAAGTTTTTCCTGCTTAGTTCTGGTGGCAGTTCGGGACTGAGGCTCCCTCCGACAGTTGCTGGTTTCTATAGGAGCTACAGAGCTTTCCAGCAAATCCTTTGCTCTCATTTGAATACGGATTTCCCTGTAGAGTTCAGCTTCTACAGGAtcaaaaggaaagcaatgaGAAGAGTGTGAGTGACATAAAAGGCTGTGAAATTGCCACCACCCAAGTCTAAACTTTCCATTATGATGACAGCTACACATATAAGAGAGACCAAACATCCTGtgctctccttttcccctttttcagcccctctctctctgcctcccagggaaaaataattcaaagatACCAGTAAAACCACGTCTCTTTCTTAGGCATTCATTTCTATATATCTCTTACTTATTGGAGCAATAACTCAATAGGACTTCTCCTGTTCTTAAAGGTACCAGGTAACTTGTGTCCTTTGTCTCCTTTGTCTTGCAGAAGTGTTAATCTTTTATTCTAGTCCCATACTTTTTATATGGGACTTACAGCTATGTTGACTGTGTGGTACAAATGAGTTGGAAAAGATGATGGCTTTTCTATGTAATCTCCAGCAGTAATTGCCTATATTCTTTTTAAGTAAGGAACATTTGATGGATAGATCACATTTTGTGACTTTTGTGACAAACTTTCTATAGAATATGTTTTAGATTATATCATCAAACTCAAGTCCTTCCCTGTGTAGCactaaatatttatgaaaatgcaGACAGTTTGCTGAGGGTTGGCTTTTTGcttttagggggaaaaaatcaataCTGCTGTTTGCAAAATACGATGCTTTTGAGTTAATTTAAAGGTATTCATTGCCTGAAATATGAAATGttcatttcttctcccttctcatATGCCAGATAGAAATAGAACAATGGTTTGTCCTTTGCTGCCTTTTACCTTTGTAATCTATTTAGgttaaaacagaattttccatGAAAACTGAGCTGGTGTATCCTCAAgaagaaatcacagaaacagtgaaaaaggagaaaagaatgagaaaagcCATGAGAATTATTAAGGACTGGCTTAGTTCCCACATTAAAGCATGAAGTCTGAATTGCTTACTTCAAACTTTCAACTGCGGTGGCTTAAGCCATCTGAAAGCAGGCAAGCATCAGTAACATTTCCTTGGCTGCCCTGACTAGAATGCTCCTGACACCTACTTTCCTGTTTTAGCAACTGAGCCTGAGCAAGTGGGAAGGCCACTGGAAATATCAGAGAATGGCAGGAGAGTGGACTATTACACTATCACTTAGAACCAAACTAATTGCCTGATTTgggcacagaaaatatttttcacctcTCCTAGGGGTTCTGTGCAGAATGGATCACTTGAATAGGAGTAAAATTGTCAGATCTAAGATACTGCATGGACCTTGGAGACCTATGGCCCTACATCTGTCTTCATGTTTATGCTACAAATCATCTCAGTTCCTTTA
This sequence is a window from Serinus canaria isolate serCan28SL12 chromosome 5, serCan2020, whole genome shotgun sequence. Protein-coding genes within it:
- the FAM161B gene encoding protein FAM161B is translated as MGGRRSPLEPGVPCQAELWGDLGVFEEDEELEGFRREAEVLREKLREALSHTTGNIRQSSSLTDLTSDSTWDQQKPHLFPKSGLRPKSASSPWIPSITIPQPFKMTLREARKKSELMKSYMFLELDTHRDKRQSQDEAECQKQFRAQPVPAHVFLPLYQEIMEQNEIRRQAATQKRKELLLSTQRPFSFLEKEEKKKEAIRQKFLAAATPNESSKQKQASKKVPKSTYDSLLGDKLKEAELYREIRIQMRAKDLLESSVAPIETSNCRREPQSRTATRTKQEKLGFLQDKSFSFRPRINPTIPDFEELYWAFQRKAVRRQEIKEPTRNKPFKLRTSNLHARQRQANEKIKDSQKLSKVSVQKSHSLPGLSSLSSNTLPVHITDATRKRESAIRYAQDNKKEGDKEGIYWLEKQKMKCQAMQKSVNSRAKALDPHKSLEETQKEKSKQNRQNIQDKTKKYRKELEEMKLRVKNRPFLFEQVTKHDARQGAERCYRRTLQQVGLSEEFVRKKGKDATDLLEEESDVHRLPEPQGEKDDCTEQEGVPQEELSAKGVAT